The following are encoded together in the Candidatus Krumholzibacteriia bacterium genome:
- a CDS encoding DUF3078 domain-containing protein: MRVRSLCSMATWAVVFLVEGAAAQQGAPGDTLFSGWAVKASAGLALGQSTFNRAWQGDEVGTVSWIATMDGAADHWLGRRAIWKNRLFLQFGQTHQQDKTRDAWLAPTKSTDKILYRGIVLFKWWSFVDPFVAFDVDSQFFTEIEPVRLWWTPTILTESVGIARYLVQGPRASVLTRVGFAFKERIDRFGTYDPLTLAHDSDITTEGGFEWYTVSRLAAAEDRTVFTSELRLFKAVDTTQKDPIKRQYWTTMDVDWQNKLSNKVYKVITFDLFWQILYDKQIDRVGQFKQTLGAGLTWQLL, from the coding sequence ATGCGAGTCCGATCGCTCTGTAGCATGGCCACATGGGCAGTGGTGTTCCTGGTCGAAGGAGCCGCGGCGCAACAGGGTGCGCCCGGGGACACCCTCTTCAGCGGCTGGGCCGTGAAGGCGTCGGCAGGGCTGGCCCTCGGCCAATCGACTTTCAATCGTGCCTGGCAAGGAGACGAGGTCGGCACGGTCTCCTGGATCGCGACCATGGACGGCGCCGCCGACCACTGGCTCGGGCGGCGGGCGATCTGGAAGAACCGTCTCTTCCTGCAGTTCGGCCAGACGCACCAGCAGGACAAGACGCGCGACGCCTGGCTGGCGCCGACGAAGAGCACCGACAAGATCCTTTACCGCGGCATCGTGCTCTTCAAATGGTGGAGCTTCGTGGATCCCTTCGTCGCCTTCGACGTGGACAGCCAGTTCTTCACCGAGATCGAGCCGGTACGCCTGTGGTGGACGCCCACCATCCTCACCGAATCGGTGGGCATCGCGCGCTACCTGGTACAGGGGCCCCGGGCGAGCGTGCTCACCCGCGTCGGCTTCGCCTTCAAGGAGAGAATCGACCGCTTCGGCACCTACGACCCCTTGACCCTCGCCCACGACTCCGACATCACCACCGAGGGCGGCTTCGAGTGGTACACGGTGTCGCGGCTGGCGGCCGCCGAAGATCGCACCGTCTTCACCTCGGAGCTGCGCTTGTTCAAGGCGGTAGACACCACGCAGAAGGACCCGATCAAGCGCCAGTACTGGACCACGATGGACGTGGATTGGCAGAACAAGCTCAGCAACAAGGTCTACAAGGTGATCACCTTCGATCTTTTCTGGCAGATCCTCTACGACAAGCAGATCGACAGGGTGGGGCAGTTCAAGCAGACTCTGGGCGCCGGTCTCACCTGGCAACTGCTCTGA
- the mscL gene encoding large-conductance mechanosensitive channel protein MscL — MLKEFRDFAMRGNVLDMAIGIIIGGAFGKIVSSLVSDLIMPPVGLLLGRVDFSQLYLNMSGTPYASLNDAKAAGAATLRYGAFLQTIVDFIIVAFAIFLLIKAVNAARKKEEAQPAAPPAPSKQEVLLGEIRDLLKARA, encoded by the coding sequence ATGCTGAAGGAGTTCAGGGACTTCGCGATGCGGGGCAATGTCCTCGACATGGCGATCGGCATCATCATCGGCGGGGCATTCGGCAAGATCGTCAGCTCCCTCGTGAGCGACCTCATCATGCCCCCCGTCGGTCTCCTCCTGGGCCGCGTGGATTTCAGCCAGCTCTACCTCAACATGAGCGGCACTCCCTACGCTTCGCTCAACGATGCCAAGGCAGCCGGAGCGGCGACGCTCCGCTACGGGGCCTTCTTGCAGACGATCGTGGATTTCATCATCGTCGCCTTCGCCATTTTCCTCCTGATCAAGGCGGTCAACGCGGCGCGCAAGAAGGAAGAGGCGCAACCCGCGGCACCACCCGCGCCGAGCAAGCAGGAAGTGTTGCTGGGCGAGATCCGCGACCTCCTCAAGGCGCGGGCCTGA